CAAAGCGTTTGATTGCACAAGAAAGCTGAAGAAATTGTAGAAAGAGGTTGGAGTGAAGAAAAAATTTCCTACGAAACATAGTGCAAATGATTACTTTGTAGGAATTCCAAAGGATTGCAATCTTATGAATCAAACGACCTTTGTAGAAAAAAAAAATCCTATAGTTCCAATTCATACAAAAATCCTACACCATTCATTTAAATCAAACAAGCCATTGGTACTAAACAACTCCAAAGAAGAGAAGGGCTTCGGCGGCGGATGCACATAGGACATTCTGCAGTGTGCATGCAATTCCAGCGATCGCCTCACCTCTATGGTTATATGTAACACGTCGCAAATTATTTTAAGATAATACGATTGTTTTCATCATCTTTACAAATAAtacttgatttttttaaaaaaaaaatcagaactaAGATTCGGTTGACCGGACAGCTGCCGATCGACAGACTGGCTGCCGACCACAGGTACTCTGGACGGCCACCAGTGTGCCGATCGGCATCTGGTCGGCCGACTGAGTCCTAGATTCGGAAAATTTTGAAATCACGTATTATTTGTGAAACAAATATAAAAGACGTATTATTAAAAAAAACGCTAACACAGCCTCGCTGCTGCGAAACTGACCCATCCATGTGAAAAGAGGCGTTAATATTAGGCTTGTAAGAGTCATGTGCTGGTTTTACTTACTCCCCCCCGCGTCTGATTAGAGTgttgtctaaatttaaatatatctagacactaaatattATCTACATACATCTGAATTTTGATAAATCTACATATGTTTCACGGGACGAAGTGAGCACAACTATTGATGAGGCGCAGATACCATCTTACAAACCAGTTGATTAAAGAATTTCAAGATTAGCTATTCAGATAATAGAACGTTGACAAGATCCCCTGAAGCAGTCTGACTTTTTCTATTTTCAAACTCTGTTTTTCGTAATTGCCATTCAACCTTAATTAAAAGTAGCGCCTATGCTATTTTTGTCAAAAAATTGAGAACAAACAAGATTGGTCATGAACTCTGCAGATTGCAGGTTCATGTTTTTCACTAGACCGTTACACAAGTCCCCATCACTGAATTAGAATTATTATTGAACAATGTGTTTGCCCATATAAGGGCAGTTCTGGCCCAAAAATGTTTCTGGTTAACATTACATTTGGGTCGATAATATACATACAGAACAGCACAAATGATCTATTGTACATATGCACCACCTAGCTAGGCCCTAAGTCATACCTTAGTAGTCCACCCTGCTTATCAACCTCTGCCATCAGCTAGACACTGAACGTCCCTCAGAAGAAAAGAGCTAGACACTCAACAATAGAAGAGAAACATCATACTACTAATGCCCTCAAGGGTCAGTCTGCCATTCATTTGCGTCAACTGGATTCCAGGTTGAATGGCTGCACCAGTTGAGCAGACCTTCGCCTCCGCTTTCCTTCAGGAGTCAGTCTTACTGCCGTCTTAACCAATACCTTGCCATTCTTGCCATTTTTATGTGGCTGCTTCTTGGAGGACTCTGGTTGCGCCAGAGAGGGTTCACCGTCTTCACCACAACTTCGTTGAGGAGACTTGACTCTCTTGCGTGCGAAACGTGCCTCCATTTCTGGTCTTCGGTTCGAACCAATGAGCTTTACGTGGAACGGATTAGCAGCTGTGTAACAGACTAATTCATTCGTAACTTGTCCTTTGTCCAGATCAACACTTCTGCCGTTCACCTGAAACATGAGCGAAGCTCAGTAGATGCTAGGTGTCACTCCATTATGCAACTGCAAAGATAAAGGGGGTTACCAGCTGGAGAAGGGCAGAGAATGTTCTTGCAACCTCGAACTTTTCTTTGCCACTAACAATCTGACTGAATGATGCAGTCCCTGTATCAGCTCTTAATGAGAGCTTGTCAATGATATGCTCACCATATAATCCAATATCAAAAGGTGGATTTTCATCCTGTAAAGGCATGAAATATAGAAGCGGTGAGCGGGACGTAAGTTCATATATGCAGACAAGCTAGCAGCTCAATGCAACCAAACCTGCACTTCCAAGGCATGCTCTATTCGTTGTTTCCATGTTGAAACTCGTGCATCCAGCTCGGTTTGTTGTTCGGCCTCAGCTATGTTAGCAAGGAGAAGATCCTATTGAGAGGTATCCATGTTAGTTTTGGAAGTTGACGAGATAAGCAAAAAAACTAAAAAGAAACAATTCAAAATTAGCCATTATCATTTGGAATTCTCTCTTCAAAACTTTTTTTAACAAAATCCATGCTTTAATGACTTCGTGAAGAAGTCCATGGAAATTTATCCATTACCAGAAAACATAAAACCCTTAAGATACTAAGTCGTGTTTAGAAGGGCACAATGGCTGAACAAACGGTGCCTAAATTGCTCTGCGTTATGGGATAAAAGAAACATCTGTGATAATCGCCATGCGTACAAGCTTGACTAGTTGTCTGGTTCAGTCAGGCGCAACAAGCACTTCTTCAAGTCGCACCAGAGTAATGTAATACTGATGTGTCAAGAACAAATTAGGCAATAAGCCATCAAATTAATTCAATCATATCACTTATCTATTAGGGGACCACTACAAGAAGCCTATTGCATGCCTTAACCACCGAATATATGAAAAGTGAAGACacatgaaataaataagcaacctAGCATTTTCTCGAACAAGTTTAGCACCATATTTATGAACACCAATTTATGAATCATGTCGCGCTCgtgcacacacacgcacacagagGTTCAGTAAATTTCAAAGAGAAAAGCTATTAGTGGTACTTCAGATTTACCAGATGTGACCGACACATATCAGCAAGGCTTTTTCCTTCCGGGATCTCCTGTGTAACCGGAACATCCACATTCTAGATTGAGATATAATAAGCATGTCAGGTTACCAAATTATTGGTTGAATGAACAAAGCGACCAACTAATACAAAACTAAAGAAGATGAACCTTATCCGAATATCTTGGACTGTCAATCTCAGTGTCATAATTCGGTATATTATCTGGCTCGTCATTACTATCGGAATCATGTACATAATCATTAGGCTGATTTTCTTCTTCGGGTTGGTAATGTTCTTCTCCAGATTCAAATGACATCCTAAGCTGCAATTTTGACAGGTAGCAACAAGTTAACTAAAATGGAAATATCTTACATGGCTACTGGGAATATCACATTTTTGCAACAATTCAGAACACCTTTTCGTAAAGAGGTACTGATTGAGAAGCATGGGGGTTTTCCTGCtgagacatttgtacttcaaaagatttTGTTAGTTCAGGACTAACAACACCGTCAATCTTTGCCACAGGAAATATAGATGCAAGAGTTTTCTTCTTTGGTGCGCCAATAACTTTCCTTGAAAAACCTTTCACTGTTTCAAACAAATCAGAAAAGGAGATTCAATAAACAATTACTGAAGATAACATATAAGGAAATAAATCAGCTTTGTCTGGAAACAACATCTTCCGATACCTCTCTTATAAGGTTTGATCTTCAGGTTGCTAGGTTCATGCGGATCGAGCAACTCATATGGGTCCTCGTCATCAGAACCACTGTCAGGATCTGGGCACCCAGTCTCTTCATCATCATGCTGGGACATGCTTGGACCAGGAATATCAGGCTCAAAAGGATGATCAAAAGGATGACCAGACCAATCGCCGGGATTTACATTGGGGTCCAAGATATTATCATGACTATGACCTGCAATTTCTGGGACTTTCCCAGGGGTTGGGACTTCCCCAGGGATTGGGGCTTTCCCAGGGGTTCGTCTACGGGCAGTACCCCCTGACCTTACATTTGGAGAAGCAAAGACATTGTTTCTGGTTTTAGACGGTGCAGAGCCACCTCTATAAGCCGGAATATCTTCTTTGCCTGATTCTTTTCCTTGCAAAAAGTCCAAAACAGCTGGTGCATCACGTGGATCCAGCAGCAGGAAATCGCCATAGAAACCACATGTGGCTAACTGCAACAAAGAAATAACTAAGACTAGTTAAGTACTTGAGTATAGCAGCACATGTTATCAGTCCCAATTGCAAGTAAAGGAATATAACATTACCAAATAGGAATCCAACTCGCTCGCTTCGCTATCAACACCATCTCCTTCAAACACCAACAGATTTGCTGGCGGCCTCACAATTTTTCTTCGCAAATCATCTCGGTCAAGATTATTGTCCAAAGTGGTCCTCGATTCCGCTGGTAGTTTAGAAGGGAGAATATAGGTTTAACTTTGTGCCGTTCAAAGTAAGGATCTGGCTGTTATAACCTTAGAATGTGCAGTTACCTGGGACATTGTCTAACCCAGCAAACAAATCATCTTCTTTGTTGGCGGCAGTGCTAGGATCATTTTCATTTGTTTCAACAGAAGCCTTTTCTTGTTGATCTTGCCTGGTACAGTTGAAATGTTTTAGATAATTTGCAGGTGAACTGAAAAAAATGCACTAGGGGTGACCAAAGGGGCATGTGCAAGGCAATAATTGGCAACCGTCCAAACAAAGGCCAATATTTTGTCCATGGCCAAGAAATTTGAATGGTACATATACACAAACAAAACATACCAGAGATAAGCCAAAACTAAGAGACTCTACTAGGGTATCTAGCGGACACCAATAGCTGTTTCTGTGTTGTTACTTGAAGAAGCCAAAACTAACAAGCTCTACTAGGGTATCACTGTCTGGCAGTTTGGGGTACACTTGAAGCAAGATATGCAATGTTCTAGTATATATAGGCAAGGTAGCatacggtagatgatgtaagaGAAAACTGATATATCCTTACTTATTTTGCGAGAGAAATTCCAGCGCATGTAGCACCAATGAGTAGAGGTACTCCACCTTGCGGCTGTAAACTTGAACTGATCCTTGGATCAATAGCGCCGCTGCACACGAATGGACCATAAATAAACAGCGCAGGGGAAGGGTTTACACAAAGAGAGTAACTCTTCTAGTGCAAAAGAAGCCTGATTTAGTTTTAGTGTCAAGAAACCTTGGGAAAGAAAGAAAGGAGAAACCACTGACGAATGAAATTCCAGGTTTTCTAAGCGCCTTAGGGACAAAAACAACCATAAACCCATCTAAAAGAAGCTGCTTTCATCAAAGATTACTCGAGCAAAACACAAAAACCACCCAGAAATCACAGTTCTATAGATGTCAATCTCCATCCACAAGCAAACTAGCCAcacaagaaaaaaaaaattgaacttTCTACCGTCCCAATTTCGAACCTTTTTCCCAAAACCTGGCAGCTTGCGCAACCTGTTAAAGAAACCCAACTGATTGGCCGCAAGAAAACCACAGCAGCGCACCTTCGGCGAAGTTGAAGTTGTAGGCCCCgtcctcgccggagatctcgcctGAGCAGATCTTGAGGAGGTAGTCCTCGAGGCTCTTGGCGACGTCCACCTCCCAGTTGGACTCGGGGTCCCGGTTGGCCTGCAGTATGGGGAACCTCCCCGCGCTCGTGCTcccctccccgccgccgccgctgccgtccTCCATGGCGCGCCGCTCAGACAAGGAAGCTACTGGGCGCGAAGAGGCATTCGGTGGGTTGGAATCCCTAGAGGCGTGGACCGGGGCGCGAGGTGAGGGTGCTTGGAAGCGTGGAGCGGAAGGGGAAGGAGAACCACagggggctagggtttgggagtggATTGGGGAATTTTTGGATTTGGTAGCACTCCCGCTCGGTGGATTTGGAGCGGCGGGATCTGAGTTTTGGTGAAGAGAAGAGCCGTTGTGCGGTTTATGAAACAAACGAGGACTATAGGGAGAAAGTGCCAAAGCACCTTGCTTTTTGCACTAGCCAACCACTTGCAGAGAGGAAAACGCTTTGACCTCCCTCACCCAGCTATTCCCTCGCCGGCGCCCGAGCCCCTCCAACTAAAAACTCCACATAAGGTCTCTTTTAATTCATATATGATAGGAAAAACACAGTAATAGAAAAAGCAAAGGGTTGAGATGTCATGCGTATTTGAATCATGTGGAAAGCTAAAGTGTGTTTGATTCTATCAAAAAAATCCATGAGGTATGATCTAATGGTTTTTTCCTATAGTATTTAAACAAAAAGtttctataaatcaaacaacttaCATAGAAATTTTTTCCACTGgatccaaatcctacacaattcctttataaatcctttatatcatcaaaggagccctaaatcttGAACCTCGACGAACTTAATGGGTGACTCGTCCATTTAGGTCGACTCATTATAGTAATAAATAAAGCTAAATAACGATTTTAGCTCGATACCATTAATAAGCTAAATGGGCAAGCTAGCGAGTATCGTGAGCAGCTTATTAAGCTCGTTAATTAGCCCTTATCTAGCTTATCAACTTGGACCAACGGGACTGCTCATGCATAGCTTGTTTTGCTAGCCAAATCCTGATGCATGTACCATGTTGCTACACTCATACATTATTAATACATGTATGTACTACTTAACCTATTAGCAAAAAGAATTGATTATCTTAACGAGCATATCATGACCGCTCACGAGCACATAACAAACAGAGCCAAGCAATGATTTTAGCTAACGAGCTTAATGATCTGAGCTTAACGATCACAAGCTCAGCTCTAGTCCAGCCTTCCAGCACAGTGAGCTCACAACCCCAAGTATTTCGCAATGAAACCACATGGCGGTAATTTTATCAGTTTATTAGGATCTATTTAGACACACATTACCTTACGATAAATATCATAGTTTGTGAAAACCTTGGCGAGCAACACTAGAGTTTAGAGACACTACTTTCTTTCGAGACGAGGCAAAAGCTAGACTATTTTATTGATTTAAAAGAAGAAATTTAATCAATCAATTagcaaaaaatgaaaataaaaacggATACAACAAGGACTAAACCCACCTGAACAACAACGACAAGAGGCTTCATGCATGCCATGCCCAAACATCACACCACAAAGATCATGTTGGTTTTCCACCAATGACGAAAAGAAATGTTGTGGCTGCTATGGAAGGAGTAGACACACAAGATGCTTCAACAAATATGAAGAAGCCAGCCCTCCATAAGAGTTGCGCCAACGTGGGCAACCACGTCGTACACACGACAAAAGGTCGACACCCTCAACACTTCCGAAGTGTTGGGACCATCGTCCAAATATCCAACTGCTCTGCCACCCCGGGTGGACCGCCACCACCACCTTCCGGGACCATCATTCTAATGTACACATGTGCGTGATCGAGCCGCAATGTCACGCGACTCGGCCTCCCGCATCCCAAACTACACAAGGCAAACTGCACGCATACCACACCCACCGCACCGACATCTCAGGTCGTCGCTCCGATATTAAAACAACCTGCCTTTGGTGACACGTGTCAACCAATTCGACAATCTTGCCGCACTAGCGACACTAAATTGCCACCCAAGATATGCAAACAGCATATTTGCCTTCGTATAAATATTGCCCACCATGTTTTCAGAGGATGTTGCTCCGACATCCACCAGCTGATGGATTTCTCCTAGAAAGTCTAGACCCACCACATGGGTTCAAGTGGAACACCACGCTGATGAGTGAATTTTTTGAGTGTTTTTACCCCTTTATTTTACATAGCTATCCATGTGTAGCAATAGGATTTTGTTGTTTCACTGCGCTTGCGCACACCTTTTATGCTTATTTCGGCAAGATCTCAAAATAATAAGGCAATGATGAAACTATCAATAAAAACTATCCCTCTGTGGTTTTTTGACGTGATAAAAGTCATATAAGCACTTAACCACCCACCTGGGCCAAAGGAGGACGCGAGGAGAAACTCCATAATGTTTAGCGAGCATTGGTACAGGGGGACCCCGCCTGTATCGTCCACCCGTAAGCGGTGCCAAGAGCTTTGCCTTGTCAAATACTTTTACCTCGCGTAGATGGAAGGGAGATCCAACATTCACAACCGCCACAAACAATGAAGCACCACCTCTGAGAGAGATCTAGAGGAGGAACTTGGGAGAAGACATAGTCCGGGCAGCTACACGGATCATTggaggacaaggcatcatccCCTCATCATCAGCCATTgcatcttcatcaccatcaccaATCCCTTTCTTATTCAACCCATAGTTGTGATCTCAATTGCTATTGTGGATTTGTATTTGAATTCATACCATTACCTTTATTCCATACACAAGATTATGATGATGTTATTGATTgcttccatgtgtgagtagtgaaagaacatctctccatAATtatggttttgtgtgtttgatgacaacatgtGTGATAATCTAATGTGGCTTAGTGTGCATATATGATCTATAGTATGTTTGAATTGAGAAGAATTAAAAGGGAAGACTCATGTGTTGaaaaggaagaacaaataggaaaACTAGAATTTGCTAGGCTGGAAATTCCGGGCCGGAAATTCTCTCTGAATTTTCGGGCCCCAAAATTCGGCAAAGGACTTAAAGTCTGGGTTCTTAGTACACCCCCCGGAAATTTGGCCGGACATTTCtgttgaggggggggggggaattCCGGCCCCAACGTACACCAGAAATTCCAGCCCTAGATTCTGCAATGGCTCGATATGGTGGGGGTATAAATAACCCCTTCTTCCCCAAGCTTTGGTTGATCACTCTCTCACAAGTTCATCCACCATTGTTGAGCCACAAGAAAACACAAGATTCACTtgatctcctcctccaaccatccaaaactcttgatctttggagaatcaaaggagaagaccccgatctacatcttcaccgaagtgATTTACATTTCCACCTCATTTGCTTGAGGGCCCCTTTGAAAGAACACCTCTCTAACTTtatagttttgtgtgtttgatgaaaaCATGTGTGATACATTAATGTGTGTTGATGTGGTGCAAAACTTATTAGTGATCAGATTCATGTTGAGAAATAAGAAAAAGGAAGCATGAAAAatactccaggccggataatccggagcTGGATATATGCACAATATCCGACCCctgaaaatcggctaaggacttggcGGTCGGGCTCTCTGTATACcccccggatatttggccggatattttcaTATGCCCCAGATAttccggggggggcggattatcctgcCCTTAGGCTAGAATATTCGGCCTTAGATTCCTGCAACGGCTCGATTtgcttgggggtataaataccccttcttacTCAAGCTCAGATTGCTCACTCTCTCACAAGTTCACCACCATTGTTGAGCTACAAGAAAACACAAGATTCACTtgatctcctcctccaaccatcTGAAGATCTTGATCTTGGGAGAATCAAAGGAGAAgacccgatctacatcttcaccgaagcgatATACATTCCCCCCTCATTTTCTTGAGGGCCCTTTTGCTAGTGTTCCCCTTTGCAAaccctagttgtttgtggttgatttgGTCTGTtggtgttgtgttgttacagctaTTGGAGCCTctgattcagttgtggatgtgtgccccaagaaccttgtaaaggcctgtTTTCCGCcttgaggaaatcccttagtggacaaGTGGGCTAGGACTTTgttgcgttgctcacaggagacctgggTGAGGCCTTAGTGGCGTTggttaggcctttgtggcgaccacatccctccaaacgtagacgtacttcccctcaaaaggaaggaactacggggatcatctctgtgtctccgctttctccactctcggttacctctatccttgatTGCACTATCATATCttgctgatacgtccaaattgcatcactattttatatcataatttattgttattcactgatatatttcatatttagagatgatacttatgttgtttcatctatttttgcatgtttgatgattattggagaattaattGCCGGAGTctgaattctgctggaaaagggACCGTCAAGATACCATATTTCTGATGATCAATAATTCCTAGAAAATACCCAGAAGTTCCTATTTTGCTAGATGCCGGAGGAAGCCAAAAGGGGAGCCTCAGGTGGGCTAGGatggccccacaccacccctaggcgtgggccaacccctggccgcgcctaggcatggtgtggtagCCCTAGCCCACATATGACAACGTCCCTTTGCGTATTTCATCTCCCGAGAACCCTAATACTGAGAGCAGGATCGCAGAAATATTCCACCGCCGCGATGGGGCGGAAAACAAcagagagagaaaagctctccggtaggcagaaatctgccggggaaattccttcttggaggggggaaatcatcaccatcatcgagctggacttcattgggatcatcatcatcatctccgtcaccaacaccatcatctccaccatctccaCTCCGTCGCGAtgtaacatcttgggtttgatcttatctagttcataggggaaactttccctgtgttaattactccttgtagttgatgttattgagtgaaaccattggattaaggtttatgtctagatttttattcatcattatatcacctctgattatgatcgatatgatgtcttgtgagtaatttgtttagttcttgagtaTATGGGAGAAGTCAAGATGTTAGTAGTGgaattatgttgagtaatatttaatggtttgatatttaagttatggtgctaatattctagtggtgtcatgtgaacgtcgactacatgatacttcacctttatgggcctagtagAATGCATCGTGTATCTGtctactaattgtggggttgctggagtgacggaaacctaaacccccgttgggaaACCAGTGCATGAGGGAGTAtagatctcaaagtttaaggtcgtggttagatttatcttaattactttcttgtagttgtggatgcttgcaagggttataatcacaagtatgcattATCCCAAGttggggtagtgcattagcataggttcgccCACACAACACCTACCAAACCGATCAAGATTATTCAGCTGcgtgaagcgaaagcacttgacAAAATTCTCGTGTGTCATCAGGAATGTTTAGACATCATAAGTAAAAcaatcggcttgtcctttgctctataaaggattgggccactcattgGAATTATTATTACTGtcttttatttactcgtactttatttatttgcaatatcaaaaacccctgaaaaccTATCTGCTAGTACTTACGGTGAATCCTTTAtccaaactgcttgtcaacaccttttgctcctcattgggttcgacactcttatttatcgaaagtactacgatgcaccccctatacttgtgggtcatcaagactattttctggcgccgttgccggggagtgaagcgctattgcagagtggaattggtaaaggaaacttttactgtaagtgatgtttttatttttgtctgCTGCTTTATTTCATTATGGAGAAGTCTCCATTTGACTCCCTATTTGGGAGTACTACTGCCACTGTTACGGTAGTAGATGAACCACCGCCTGCTCAATTGGatccttttaaaatacctatgaaaaatgTTGAACGTGTTACGAATAACTGCTATTTAGGAGATGGAACTGCCCATCttggtgatcatttactctttatacatgaattatgtgagttgttcaagtgtgcaggtatttcaatgGATCAAGTTAAAAGGAAGTTATTCTCTTTATCACTGAAGGGCAGAGCTACGGAATTCTATAAGATGTTAAAAAATGGCCGATCTATTagctgggaggaaattgtacatctcttttattctaaattctatcctcctagTGAGATTCATAAAGATCGGAATCAAATATATAATCTGGCCTCGAGGTGGAGATATTATTGTCCaaacgtgggggagattgaagtcactaatgctcaaatgtcccattcatgagctccccagtaatattgttattaataacTTATATGCAAGGATTTCTCTTCATGATAAGGATTTATTAGatgcttcttgttctggatcatttacatgtATGAAAGAAGAAGCTAAATGGGATCTTCTTGACCGCATTCAAGAAAAtagtgaaggatgggagaatgacaaaggaagaaagtcaggtataaattatgattatgaatgtgaTGCTGCGTAGAttacacaccgttggggaaccccaagaggaaggtacgatgagcacaatagcaagttttccctcagtaagaaaccaagggttAATCGACCAATAGGAGAAAGAAGTGACTTCTGaaagtgttgctagctgacttgtggcagggcgcactaccggcatcagtaacaacgtggaacctgcacacaacacaaccaaaatactttgccccagcttacagtgaggttgtcaatctcaccggttttgctgaaaacaaaggattaaccgtatagtgtggaaagagatatttgtttgcagtgaaattaaagagaacattgattgcagtaagtaaacagaacatgatgattttatcagtttaaaagaaaggaccggggtccacagttcactagaggtgtctctccataaagataaataacgtgctgggtgaacaaattacaactggACATTTGACAGAATAAAGCCATACATGACaatatgattactatgagattcgtttgggcattacaacataatatatagactgtaatccaactgcgtctatgactaataatccaccttccggttatcacctgaaccccttccagtattaagttgcaagcaacagattatcgcattaagcaatgtgtgtaaagtaaacaacataattatccttagacaaagcattgttgtttcctCCCTAGTAGCtatagcacatctacaatcttagaagttattgtcactcttccagattactagagacatgaacccattatcgagcataaatactccctcttggagttacaagcatatacttggccaaagcatctactagcaacggagagcatgcaagatcacaaataacatatgacaagtatataatcgatctcaacatagttctcaatattcatcggatcccagcaaacacaacatgtagcattacataaagatgatcttgatcatgataggtagttcacgagatctaaacatgaagcataaattggagaaaacaaccatctagctactgctatggacccgtagtcctgagatgaactactcacacatcacttc
This region of Lolium perenne isolate Kyuss_39 chromosome 2, Kyuss_2.0, whole genome shotgun sequence genomic DNA includes:
- the LOC127333314 gene encoding condensin-2 complex subunit H2, with protein sequence MEDGSGGGGEGSTSAGRFPILQANRDPESNWEVDVAKSLEDYLLKICSGEISGEDGAYNFNFAEAALLIQGSVQVYSRKVEYLYSLVLHALEFLSQNKQDQQEKASVETNENDPSTAANKEDDLFAGLDNVPAESRTTLDNNLDRDDLRRKIVRPPANLLVFEGDGVDSEASELDSYLLATCGFYGDFLLLDPRDAPAVLDFLQGKESGKEDIPAYRGGSAPSKTRNNVFASPNVRSGGTARRRTPGKAPIPGEVPTPGKVPEIAGHSHDNILDPNVNPGDWSGHPFDHPFEPDIPGPSMSQHDDEETGCPDPDSGSDDEDPYELLDPHEPSNLKIKPYKRVKGFSRKVIGAPKKKTLASIFPVAKIDGVVSPELTKSFEVQMSQQENPHASQSVPLYEKLRMSFESGEEHYQPEEENQPNDYVHDSDSNDEPDNIPNYDTEIDSPRYSDKNVDVPVTQEIPEGKSLADMCRSHLDLLLANIAEAEQQTELDARVSTWKQRIEHALEVQDENPPFDIGLYGEHIIDKLSLRADTGTASFSQIVSGKEKFEVARTFSALLQLVNGRSVDLDKGQVTNELVCYTAANPFHVKLIGSNRRPEMEARFARKRVKSPQRSCGEDGEPSLAQPESSKKQPHKNGKNGKVLVKTAVRLTPEGKRRRRSAQLVQPFNLESS